In Cystobacter fuscus DSM 2262, one DNA window encodes the following:
- a CDS encoding translation initiation factor — protein sequence MGKRDKKPEAPAPAAPFHNPFASLALNREALPAGPSPSPVKDEPARGPARAVVRMERKGRGGKEVTVVEQLGLPEAEREKWLKALKGALGCGGAVEEDTLVLQGDQRERLPALLEARGVRRVTVG from the coding sequence ATGGGCAAGCGCGACAAGAAGCCCGAGGCGCCTGCCCCCGCGGCGCCCTTCCACAACCCCTTCGCCTCGCTCGCGCTCAACCGCGAGGCGCTGCCCGCCGGGCCCTCGCCCTCGCCCGTGAAGGACGAGCCGGCGCGGGGGCCCGCGCGCGCCGTGGTGCGCATGGAGCGCAAGGGCCGCGGCGGCAAGGAAGTGACGGTGGTGGAGCAGTTGGGGCTGCCCGAGGCCGAGCGCGAGAAGTGGCTCAAGGCGCTCAAGGGCGCGCTGGGCTGTGGCGGGGCGGTGGAGGAAGACACCCTGGTGCTCCAGGGGGATCAGCGCGAGCGGCTGCCCGCGCTGCTGGAAGCCCGCGGCGTGCGCCGCGTCACCGTCGGCTGA
- a CDS encoding isocitrate dehydrogenase (NAD(+)): protein MATPRTVTVINGDGIGPEVMAATLRVLQALEVPLEFEHRDAGAECIAKFGTNLPDATVESVLRNGVALKGPTGTVVGGGMASANVGLRKRLDLYSALRPVKSVPGVKTRYEGVDLVVVRENTESLYAGLEHIIVPGVVESLKIITEKASTRIARFAFEHARKNGRKKVTAVHKANIMKLSDGLFLDCARKVGREFPEIQYEEVIVDNMCMQLVKDPSRYDVLVMENLYGDILSDLCAGLVGGLGLVPGANIGERTAMFEAVHGTAPDIAGKGLANPTALMMSAVMMLDWLDMKDAARRFENALTRVHSEGKARTGDLGGTSSTRDFTDAVIAAL, encoded by the coding sequence ATGGCGACTCCGCGTACGGTCACGGTCATCAATGGCGACGGTATCGGCCCCGAGGTCATGGCGGCCACCCTCCGGGTCCTCCAGGCGCTCGAGGTCCCCCTGGAGTTCGAGCACCGGGACGCGGGGGCCGAGTGCATCGCCAAGTTCGGCACCAACCTGCCCGACGCGACGGTGGAGTCGGTGCTGCGCAACGGCGTGGCGCTCAAGGGCCCCACGGGCACGGTGGTGGGCGGCGGCATGGCGTCGGCCAACGTGGGGCTGCGCAAGCGCCTGGACCTGTACTCCGCGCTGCGCCCCGTCAAGAGCGTGCCTGGCGTGAAGACGCGCTACGAGGGCGTGGACCTGGTGGTGGTGCGCGAGAACACGGAGAGCCTCTACGCGGGCCTCGAGCACATCATCGTGCCGGGCGTGGTGGAGTCCTTGAAGATCATCACCGAGAAGGCCTCCACCCGCATCGCGCGCTTCGCCTTCGAGCACGCGCGCAAGAACGGGCGCAAGAAGGTCACCGCGGTGCACAAGGCCAACATCATGAAGCTGTCGGATGGCCTCTTCCTCGACTGCGCGCGCAAGGTGGGCCGCGAGTTCCCGGAGATCCAGTACGAGGAGGTCATCGTCGACAACATGTGCATGCAGCTCGTGAAGGATCCGAGCCGCTATGACGTGCTGGTGATGGAGAACCTCTACGGGGACATCCTCAGTGACTTGTGCGCGGGGCTGGTGGGAGGCCTGGGACTGGTGCCGGGGGCCAACATCGGCGAGCGCACGGCGATGTTCGAGGCGGTGCACGGCACGGCGCCGGACATCGCGGGCAAGGGCCTGGCCAACCCCACCGCGCTGATGATGTCGGCGGTGATGATGCTCGACTGGTTGGACATGAAGGACGCCGCGCGCCGCTTCGAGAACGCGCTCACCCGCGTGCACTCCGAGGGCAAGGCGCGCACCGGAGACCTGGGCGGCACCTCCAGCACGCGCGACTTCACCGACGCCGTCATCGCCGCGCTGTAG
- a CDS encoding DUF2270 domain-containing protein: MANDGNDRDKNEFEVPPVSDSAMAQLFRGELSRSDTWRSRLDNTTNWSLTTTAAVISFGFTTSASPVVFLVGLWMVLTFLLIEARRYRYYDLWIRRVRLLENGYWVPLLRREPVDPDAIRELVSLVERPQIQLSLFSAISTRLNRAYGPILLVLTLTWFVKVYTHPYAPKDVGEFMQRASVGPVPGGVVTVVVGLVVLVFTYIFASSFFTRAPMGELRPLPRGRRAALWESFYRPYATLAPRRRGRRSAAPPPPPPPPSLN; encoded by the coding sequence ATGGCGAACGACGGTAATGATCGCGACAAGAACGAATTCGAGGTCCCACCCGTCTCGGACTCGGCCATGGCGCAGCTCTTCCGGGGCGAGCTCAGCCGCTCGGATACCTGGCGCTCACGACTGGACAACACCACCAACTGGTCGCTCACCACCACCGCGGCCGTCATCTCCTTCGGCTTCACCACCTCGGCCTCGCCGGTGGTGTTCCTGGTGGGCCTGTGGATGGTGCTGACGTTCCTGCTCATCGAGGCGCGGCGCTACCGCTACTACGACTTGTGGATCCGCCGGGTGCGACTGTTGGAAAACGGCTACTGGGTGCCGCTCTTGCGCCGCGAGCCGGTGGACCCGGACGCCATCCGCGAGCTGGTGAGCCTGGTGGAGCGGCCACAAATCCAGCTCTCGCTCTTCTCGGCCATCTCCACGCGGCTCAACCGCGCCTACGGCCCCATCCTGCTCGTGTTGACGCTCACCTGGTTCGTCAAGGTGTACACCCACCCCTACGCCCCCAAGGACGTGGGCGAGTTCATGCAGCGGGCGAGCGTGGGCCCGGTACCGGGCGGGGTGGTGACGGTGGTGGTGGGGCTGGTGGTGCTCGTCTTCACCTATATCTTCGCATCCTCCTTCTTCACCCGGGCGCCCATGGGTGAGCTGCGCCCGCTGCCCCGGGGCCGACGCGCCGCGCTGTGGGAGTCGTTCTACCGGCCCTACGCCACGCTCGCCCCCCGCCGCCGCGGCCGCCGCTCCGCTGCGCCCCCGCCTCCGCCTCCGCCTCCGTCCTTGAATTAG
- a CDS encoding hybrid sensor histidine kinase/response regulator, which yields MVIPFLQDTPRPVDPVTALLALLEEEGERVVRLWAKRIRAETHELDVPGRDLRAPLRPLVDELVRLLRDRGRDALILWPEVVRSHGARRYDQRFDAEDLAREFKALGEVLLYVYARRNRQRLEPEVATFMVELVGEAHASAQASFTRVLKTEEVRFREAAVMESVLNHVEVGILLAELDGTVSFATPPVSRLIGMPMRAVVGARSHTSLATVLSQVNARHPDGTPFKVADMPFMRALREHGPVRGVLMVVERPGGDEATLELSATPLRQEGDELAGVIQTFTDRTEAANQNKALLSAHDELRRLQDRLLQRTRTQALGQLASGAAHALNNLLNVLRLRITLLRREYNPEHLDSLDRTVGQVGELVARLQEFNVERSEEHLHDVQVDAMVREALELARGELEQREHPVTVELRLGSPGAVRADPGFFRELVVNLLLAERERLGDGGGRVVIQTRAEPGGQGMLRVEDAGTPYSAGELTRMFDPLNRDVGAPQLSLLLAVAREQVRRWGGELTVENLAGRPGAAFVVRMPLVRSAQEREEDERLAGDGFGMAGPRRFQRTRRVLVVDDDPDNARMMAELLSEEGYDVKVAPGGEVALKMWDERLYDAALLDAVMPDLSGWEVARELRQRSPHALLAIVTGMDVRGQNRANLALVDAVFRKPIDVGALDDFLGQSDLSSSGSASPSFPG from the coding sequence ATGGTCATTCCCTTCCTCCAAGACACCCCACGGCCCGTGGACCCGGTGACGGCCCTGCTCGCCCTGCTGGAAGAGGAGGGTGAGCGCGTGGTGCGTCTGTGGGCCAAGCGCATCCGGGCCGAGACCCATGAGTTGGATGTGCCCGGCCGGGATTTGCGAGCCCCCTTGCGCCCGCTGGTGGACGAGCTCGTCCGCCTGCTCAGGGACCGGGGGAGGGACGCCCTCATCCTCTGGCCGGAGGTGGTGCGTTCGCACGGGGCACGGCGCTACGACCAGCGCTTCGACGCGGAGGACCTGGCGCGCGAGTTCAAGGCGCTGGGGGAAGTGCTGCTCTACGTGTACGCGCGGCGCAACCGCCAGCGGCTGGAGCCGGAGGTGGCCACCTTCATGGTGGAGCTGGTGGGCGAGGCGCACGCCTCGGCGCAGGCCTCCTTCACGCGGGTGCTCAAGACGGAGGAGGTGCGCTTTCGCGAGGCGGCGGTGATGGAGTCGGTGCTCAACCACGTGGAGGTGGGCATCCTGCTGGCCGAGCTGGATGGGACGGTGTCCTTCGCCACGCCGCCGGTCAGCCGCCTCATCGGCATGCCCATGCGCGCCGTGGTGGGCGCGCGCTCGCACACGTCGCTGGCGACGGTGCTCTCGCAGGTGAACGCGCGCCACCCGGACGGCACGCCCTTCAAGGTGGCCGACATGCCCTTCATGCGCGCGCTGCGCGAGCACGGGCCGGTGCGCGGCGTGCTCATGGTGGTGGAGCGGCCCGGTGGGGACGAGGCCACCCTGGAGCTGAGCGCCACGCCCCTGCGGCAGGAGGGCGACGAGCTCGCCGGCGTCATCCAGACCTTCACCGACCGCACCGAGGCGGCCAACCAGAACAAGGCGCTCTTGAGCGCCCATGACGAGCTGCGGCGGTTGCAGGACCGGCTGTTGCAGAGAACGCGCACGCAGGCCCTGGGGCAGCTGGCCAGTGGCGCGGCGCACGCGCTCAACAACCTGCTCAACGTGCTGCGCCTGCGCATCACCCTCTTGCGGCGCGAGTACAACCCCGAGCACCTGGACTCGCTGGACAGGACGGTGGGGCAGGTGGGGGAGCTGGTGGCGCGGCTGCAGGAGTTCAACGTGGAGCGCAGCGAGGAGCACCTGCACGACGTGCAGGTGGATGCCATGGTGCGCGAGGCGCTGGAGCTGGCGCGCGGGGAGCTGGAGCAGCGCGAGCACCCGGTGACGGTGGAGCTGCGCCTGGGCAGTCCCGGCGCGGTGCGGGCCGATCCAGGCTTCTTCCGCGAGCTGGTGGTGAACCTGCTCCTGGCCGAGCGCGAGCGGCTGGGGGATGGGGGCGGGCGCGTGGTCATCCAGACGCGCGCGGAGCCGGGGGGCCAGGGCATGCTGCGCGTGGAGGACGCGGGCACGCCCTACTCCGCCGGGGAGCTGACGCGCATGTTCGATCCGCTCAACCGCGACGTGGGCGCTCCCCAGTTGTCGTTGTTGCTCGCGGTGGCGCGCGAGCAGGTGCGGCGCTGGGGCGGGGAGCTGACGGTGGAGAACCTCGCCGGCCGTCCGGGCGCGGCCTTCGTCGTGCGCATGCCGCTGGTGCGCTCGGCCCAGGAGCGCGAGGAGGACGAGCGGCTCGCGGGGGACGGCTTTGGCATGGCGGGACCCCGGCGCTTCCAGCGCACGCGCCGGGTGCTGGTGGTGGACGACGATCCGGACAACGCGCGGATGATGGCGGAGCTGCTCAGCGAGGAGGGCTACGACGTGAAGGTGGCCCCGGGCGGCGAGGTGGCGCTCAAGATGTGGGACGAGCGGCTCTATGACGCGGCGCTCCTGGACGCGGTGATGCCGGACCTGTCCGGATGGGAGGTGGCGCGCGAGCTGCGCCAGCGCTCTCCCCATGCGCTGCTCGCCATCGTCACCGGCATGGACGTGCGCGGGCAGAATCGCGCCAACCTCGCCCTCGTGGACGCCGTGTTCCGCAAACCCATCGACGTGGGCGCCCTGGACGACTTCCTCGGGCAGTCCGACCTCTCCTCCTCCGGCTCCGCCTCGCCCTCTTTTCCGGGTTAA
- a CDS encoding TIGR02265 family protein, whose amino-acid sequence MHRHDEQDPWVVAPPGSDEDLARRLAMASPTDTARGMFLRTTLDAVRCLGDEEAVRDCQRASGEDKLVDFFAYPVSASLRMVFIAARMLEDRCGGIDEALRALGYRAADGFLCSAAGMALQLLANGDVKKLVDNLPATYRASVSFGSRSIVWTGPTRGRLIMRREFMPYPFLEGVLMGVLDKACARDAQVRGHQLSTLESEYEVSWQT is encoded by the coding sequence ATGCACAGACACGATGAACAGGACCCATGGGTCGTGGCCCCGCCTGGCTCGGATGAGGATCTGGCGCGACGTCTGGCCATGGCGTCGCCCACGGATACCGCGCGGGGCATGTTCTTGCGCACCACGCTGGACGCGGTCCGCTGTCTGGGTGACGAGGAGGCGGTGCGCGACTGCCAGCGGGCCAGTGGCGAGGACAAGCTCGTCGACTTCTTCGCCTATCCGGTCAGCGCCAGCCTGCGCATGGTGTTCATCGCGGCGCGCATGCTGGAGGACCGCTGTGGAGGCATCGACGAGGCGCTGCGGGCCCTGGGCTACCGCGCCGCGGATGGCTTCCTGTGCTCGGCGGCGGGCATGGCGCTGCAACTGCTGGCCAATGGGGACGTGAAGAAGCTGGTGGACAACCTGCCGGCGACGTACCGGGCCTCGGTGAGCTTTGGCAGCCGCTCCATCGTGTGGACGGGCCCCACGCGCGGCCGGCTCATCATGCGCCGGGAGTTCATGCCCTACCCGTTCCTCGAGGGCGTGTTGATGGGGGTGCTGGACAAGGCGTGCGCGCGTGACGCCCAGGTGCGCGGCCACCAGCTCTCCACGCTGGAGAGCGAGTACGAGGTCTCCTGGCAGACGTGA
- a CDS encoding HAD family hydrolase, translating into MSMSPLPAPTAVLFDMDGTLVDNMRFHVQAWVALARSLGLDEAGAPEERFEREFAGKRNEEILPALLGRPMAPEEVTRLAERKEAHYRELYGPHLTPLRGALELLARLRQAGRGLAVATAAPAANRDFVLDGLALRPFFSRVVGAEDVKRGKPSPDIFLATARALGVEPSGCVVFEDAFNGILAARAAGMFAVGVTTLLPEQTLREAGAHWVIPDFASLPEELERWLLHAR; encoded by the coding sequence ATGTCCATGTCCCCCCTGCCTGCCCCCACCGCCGTCCTCTTCGACATGGACGGCACGCTCGTCGACAACATGCGCTTCCACGTCCAGGCCTGGGTCGCCCTGGCGCGCTCGCTCGGCCTCGATGAGGCCGGGGCGCCCGAGGAGCGCTTCGAGCGGGAGTTCGCTGGCAAGCGCAACGAGGAGATCCTCCCCGCGCTCCTGGGCCGCCCCATGGCCCCCGAGGAGGTGACGCGCCTGGCCGAACGGAAGGAAGCGCACTACCGCGAGCTGTACGGGCCGCACCTCACGCCCCTGCGCGGGGCCCTGGAACTGCTCGCCCGCTTGCGGCAGGCGGGGCGGGGGCTCGCGGTGGCCACGGCCGCGCCCGCGGCCAACCGGGACTTCGTGCTCGATGGGCTCGCGCTGCGCCCCTTCTTCTCGCGCGTCGTCGGCGCCGAGGACGTGAAGCGGGGCAAGCCCTCGCCGGACATCTTCCTCGCCACCGCCCGGGCGCTCGGCGTGGAGCCCTCCGGGTGCGTCGTCTTCGAGGACGCCTTCAACGGCATCCTCGCGGCGCGCGCGGCCGGCATGTTCGCCGTGGGTGTCACCACCCTCCTGCCGGAACAGACGCTGCGTGAGGCGGGCGCCCATTGGGTCATTCCTGACTTCGCCTCGCTGCCCGAGGAACTCGAGCGCTGGCTGCTGCACGCGCGCTGA
- a CDS encoding TIGR02265 family protein — protein sequence MAVNDSVGLGGAKADIWERELARRGGLVAEQHTVRGMYFNGTLDALRSLGHEPLVRRCVEESGESHFLDFFSYPARLHYRMVSTALPALAREYGGAEEGLRQLGQQVAQRVWGLGVGKVMLSLSPLSPRQLQSALPMAYRTSVSFGEYQVRWMGPCSGRLTLKQGFMPYPFHEGVVKTSLGLWGGRAVRVSGRQTGGLDSECDFWWQ from the coding sequence ATGGCCGTGAATGACAGCGTGGGCCTTGGTGGGGCAAAGGCAGACATCTGGGAGCGAGAGCTGGCGCGGCGCGGCGGTCTGGTCGCGGAGCAGCACACGGTGCGTGGGATGTACTTCAATGGCACACTCGATGCGCTCCGCTCCCTGGGGCACGAGCCGCTGGTGAGACGTTGTGTGGAGGAGAGTGGCGAATCCCACTTCCTGGACTTCTTCAGCTACCCCGCGAGGTTGCACTACCGGATGGTCTCCACGGCGCTGCCGGCACTGGCACGGGAGTACGGGGGAGCGGAGGAGGGGCTGCGGCAACTGGGGCAGCAGGTGGCGCAACGGGTGTGGGGGCTCGGGGTGGGCAAGGTGATGCTGTCGTTGTCACCGCTCAGTCCCCGGCAGCTCCAGTCCGCGCTGCCCATGGCCTATCGCACGTCGGTGAGCTTCGGCGAGTACCAGGTGCGCTGGATGGGGCCGTGCAGCGGACGGCTGACGCTCAAGCAGGGCTTCATGCCCTATCCGTTCCACGAGGGCGTGGTGAAGACATCGTTGGGTTTGTGGGGGGGGCGCGCGGTACGTGTCAGTGGCAGGCAGACAGGTGGGCTCGACAGTGAATGCGACTTCTGGTGGCAGTGA
- a CDS encoding TIGR02265 family protein — protein sequence MSPPLEFPGREATLWAPRLAQATSEDMARGLFFQGALRAIRVLGDEELAARCAAACGQAWFFDFFNYSIRLFLEMVSTALPPLMERHGEAECTLWLMGHCVATDFLESEAGRAMQVLVRGEARRLVNHLPSTYLVSVNGTRSVEWLGPQHCRFTMKRDFAPAAFHEGMLVAMLERMDARRVHVVGVQTGVLDSEYDISWR from the coding sequence GTGAGCCCCCCCCTCGAGTTTCCGGGACGCGAGGCCACGCTGTGGGCGCCACGGCTGGCCCAGGCGACCTCGGAGGACATGGCGCGTGGCTTGTTCTTCCAGGGGGCCCTGCGGGCCATCCGGGTCCTCGGCGACGAGGAGCTGGCGGCGCGGTGTGCCGCCGCGTGCGGACAGGCCTGGTTCTTCGACTTCTTCAACTACTCCATCCGGCTCTTCCTGGAGATGGTGTCCACGGCGCTGCCCCCGCTCATGGAGCGCCATGGCGAGGCGGAGTGCACCCTGTGGTTGATGGGGCATTGCGTGGCGACGGACTTCCTGGAGTCGGAGGCCGGCCGGGCCATGCAGGTGCTGGTGCGCGGCGAGGCGCGGCGGCTCGTCAATCACCTGCCGTCCACCTATCTGGTGTCGGTCAATGGCACGCGCTCGGTGGAGTGGTTGGGCCCCCAGCACTGCCGCTTCACCATGAAGCGCGACTTCGCGCCCGCGGCGTTCCACGAGGGCATGCTGGTGGCCATGTTGGAGCGGATGGATGCCCGCCGTGTCCACGTGGTGGGTGTGCAGACAGGCGTGCTGGACAGCGAGTACGACATCTCCTGGCGGTGA
- a CDS encoding DUF2378 family protein: protein MDPGFAPPFESEVRLIASPLVEAGWVPDLSRRLELVPSSHTTRGLFVRSFQAAVLALGEGDADVLERCRQVWAQHDTYVDSFQYPSRLQLEVLSVALEPLAARHGGPAQVLRMLGRRCVRDFLASHVGRALLVAAGSDARRLMNHAPEAYRIAVNAGVHSLRWLGTNRCVWSMHRDFMPMPFQEGVILGLFEEARILGVTVYGRQLDTLEGEYDISWR from the coding sequence TTGGATCCGGGCTTCGCGCCCCCCTTCGAATCCGAGGTCCGATTGATTGCTTCTCCTTTAGTCGAAGCCGGGTGGGTTCCCGATCTCTCGCGGCGGCTGGAACTCGTGCCGTCCTCGCACACCACGCGGGGGCTGTTCGTGCGCAGCTTCCAGGCGGCGGTCCTCGCGCTCGGCGAGGGGGACGCGGACGTGCTGGAGCGCTGCCGCCAGGTGTGGGCGCAGCACGACACGTACGTGGACTCCTTCCAGTACCCCTCCCGGCTGCAGCTCGAGGTACTGAGCGTGGCCCTCGAGCCCCTGGCCGCCCGGCATGGAGGCCCCGCCCAGGTCCTGCGGATGCTGGGGCGGCGGTGTGTGCGCGACTTCCTGGCGTCCCACGTCGGCCGGGCGCTGCTCGTGGCGGCGGGCAGTGACGCGAGGCGGCTGATGAACCATGCCCCCGAGGCCTATCGGATCGCCGTGAACGCCGGCGTGCACTCCCTGCGGTGGCTGGGGACCAATCGCTGTGTGTGGAGCATGCACCGCGACTTCATGCCCATGCCGTTCCAGGAAGGCGTCATCCTGGGCCTGTTCGAGGAGGCACGCATCCTGGGCGTGACGGTGTACGGCCGGCAACTGGATACGCTCGAGGGCGAGTACGACATCTCCTGGCGCTGA
- a CDS encoding tetratricopeptide repeat protein has protein sequence MLTALERIRRKVEAGEPLEEREWEVLRSAARDTPGPTLRLTLAHAWVNAGAEREALPLLESLRRDFPQDIQVRLGLARALLGLERMGEAETVLRDVLALNPGDPEALKVLAVLALRRGEHGRARAFVAEALARDPFDAEARLLKEELESGELPPPPVPPAPASRAEFLAALLAALHRAGVACRRQGTHLLVKFASGGVGRMDVDSLHAAYRESAQPLTEHVAELVARLRGLSGPAGAEDGWERRVRPVLRPARFSERAVGALHRPAGAGLEVFYVLEDEAFVRYLPETSLGPAGLSAPEVDALAWSHLEANPAPVRAVVLEEGRVVLVERGTGVWAVAGGDGLDGARLLTEAQRRRLVAHVGEGPWCVHLGWREFALVCRESDEASRGALSRLGAAPDGIEGLFRLADGGLEVL, from the coding sequence GTGCTGACTGCCCTGGAGCGGATCCGTCGCAAGGTGGAGGCTGGCGAGCCCCTGGAGGAGCGGGAGTGGGAGGTGCTGCGCTCGGCGGCCCGGGACACCCCGGGGCCCACGCTGCGGCTCACCCTGGCGCATGCGTGGGTGAACGCGGGCGCCGAGCGCGAGGCCCTGCCTCTGCTCGAGTCCCTGCGGCGTGACTTCCCCCAGGACATTCAGGTGCGCCTGGGGTTGGCGCGGGCGCTGCTCGGGCTGGAGCGGATGGGCGAGGCGGAGACCGTGCTGCGCGACGTGCTCGCCCTCAACCCGGGAGATCCCGAGGCGCTCAAGGTGCTCGCGGTGCTCGCCCTGCGGCGGGGTGAGCACGGCCGCGCGCGGGCCTTCGTGGCGGAGGCGCTGGCGCGGGATCCCTTCGACGCGGAGGCGCGCCTGCTCAAGGAGGAGCTGGAGTCCGGTGAGCTTCCTCCACCCCCCGTGCCTCCGGCTCCGGCGTCGCGCGCGGAGTTCCTCGCCGCGCTGCTCGCCGCGCTGCACCGCGCGGGCGTGGCGTGCCGGCGGCAGGGCACGCACCTGCTGGTGAAGTTCGCCTCGGGAGGGGTGGGCCGGATGGACGTGGACTCGCTCCATGCCGCCTACCGCGAGAGCGCGCAGCCGCTGACGGAGCACGTGGCGGAGCTGGTGGCGCGGCTGCGGGGGTTGTCGGGGCCCGCGGGGGCGGAGGACGGGTGGGAGCGGCGGGTGCGCCCGGTGCTGCGGCCCGCGCGGTTCTCGGAGCGGGCGGTGGGCGCGCTGCACCGGCCCGCGGGCGCGGGGCTCGAGGTCTTCTATGTCCTGGAGGACGAGGCCTTCGTGCGCTACCTGCCCGAGACGTCGCTGGGGCCCGCCGGGCTCTCCGCGCCCGAGGTGGACGCGCTCGCCTGGAGCCACCTGGAGGCGAACCCCGCGCCGGTGCGCGCCGTGGTGCTGGAGGAGGGACGGGTGGTGCTCGTGGAGCGGGGCACCGGTGTCTGGGCGGTGGCGGGGGGCGATGGGTTGGATGGGGCCCGGCTGCTCACCGAGGCCCAGCGGCGGCGGCTCGTCGCGCACGTGGGCGAGGGGCCCTGGTGCGTGCACCTGGGCTGGCGCGAGTTCGCGCTGGTGTGCCGGGAGTCGGACGAGGCCTCGCGCGGCGCGCTCTCCCGGCTGGGCGCGGCCCCGGATGGAATCGAGGGCCTCTTCCGGCTCGCGGACGGGGGACTCGAGGTGCTCTGA